A window of Primulina huaijiensis isolate GDHJ02 chromosome 9, ASM1229523v2, whole genome shotgun sequence contains these coding sequences:
- the LOC140985048 gene encoding ethylene-responsive transcription factor ERF027-like, with translation MADTPHQLNMSQQDHSSPPPSVPPSTTNPPPPPPQTPTDPSVRSGIEREAQPPALTLPQPLPLPLPLPLPSPSPPSVLTLAPFLAPSVTQPRLPIYRDQTLNLQSLSRIEAIQSPRKLQKVTTMTSTSSPSRSNTGKHPVFRGIRSRSGKWVSEIREPRKTTRIWLGTYPTPEMAAAAYDVAALALRGNEAMLNFPENVGKYHVPASPSPPDIRRAAVDAAALMKREEEEAGLGEEVAAAVVDEQQGDDVNINAETVISSGQEFIDEEELFHMPNLLKDMAEGMLVSPPRIASPPSDDSPTSSDAENLWSY, from the coding sequence ATGGCTGACACTCCACATCAGCTGAACATGAGTCAACAAGACCATTCTTCCCCACCACCATCTGTCCCTCCTTCGACTACGAATCCTCCACCGCCGCCGCCACAAACACCGACCGATCCATCGGTTCGATCCGGCATCGAAAGGGAAGCACAGCCACCAGCTCTGACTCTGCCTCAGCCTTTGCCTTTGCCTTTGCCTTTGCCTTTGCCATCGCCTTCTCCACCTTCTGTTTTGACATTGGCTCCGTTTTTGGCTCCTTCTGTGACTCAGCCGCGACTGCCTATATATAGGGATCAGACGCTAAATTTGCAGTCCCTGAGTAGAATTGAAGCGATCCAATCTCCAAGAAAGCTTCAAAAAGTCACCACCATGACCTCCACGTCATCACCGAGCCGGTCCAACACCGGAAAGCACCCGGTGTTCCGCGGGATACGGAGCCGGAGCGGCAAGTGGGTTTCGGAGATTCGCGAGCCGCGGAAAACTACGCGGATATGGCTCGGAACCTACCCCACCCCGGAGATGGCCGCCGCAGCCTATGATGTGGCGGCGCTGGCCCTACGAGGCAACGAAGCAATGCTAAATTTCCCCGAAAACGTCGGCAAGTATCACGTCCCTGCATCACCTTCACCACCAGATATTCGCCGAGCAGCCGTCGATGCGGCTGCATTAATGAAGCGGGAAGAGGAGGAGGCTGGACTAGGGGAGGAGGTGGCGGCGGCGGTGGTCGATGAACAGCAAGGGGACGATGTAAACATTAACGCAGAAACAGTAATTAGCAGCGGGCAAGAGTTCATAGACGAAGAGGAACTGTTTCATATGCCCAATTTACTCAAGGACATGGCGGAGGGAATGCTTGTCAGCCCGCCGAGGATAGCGTCTCCGCCGTCTGATGACTCGCCGACGAGTTCTGATGCAGAAAATCTATGGAGCTATTAA